Proteins encoded within one genomic window of Burkholderiaceae bacterium:
- a CDS encoding ABC-type branched-chain amino acid transport system, periplasmic component, with translation MNTLLRLVCATALTAAVAATASAADLKIGFISSMSGPVSGLGIPYAKGIQVALAQRPEIAGHKVQLIMLDDASDPTTAARDARKLVAEDHVDVLIGTSGVPGAMAIAAVARETKTPLISPTPVNLPSDDGGWVVTSSQPFPLMVSAVVDRMKRSGVKTVAYIGFSDALGDLAYDSLVKAAQPAGIKVVANERYARSDSSVAGQILRILGTHPDAVFAGNSGSPGALPYLALAERGYKGQLYGTHGLINADFVRVAGSSANGLMVPSGPVMVAEQLPASNPVRSVAIEFREAYKRKEGAYPVDAFAAYTYDAYLVFADAAARAMKGAAPGTPAFRAALRDAIAATHELAGTQGVYNFRPNEAYGLDKRSALVIRLEQGQWKLVP, from the coding sequence ATGAATACTCTCCTTCGCCTAGTCTGTGCGACGGCACTGACTGCGGCAGTCGCCGCGACCGCGTCAGCCGCTGACCTGAAGATCGGCTTCATCAGCTCGATGTCGGGGCCGGTATCGGGCCTCGGCATTCCTTATGCGAAAGGCATTCAGGTGGCGCTTGCGCAGCGACCCGAGATTGCCGGGCACAAGGTGCAGCTCATCATGCTCGACGATGCGTCCGATCCGACGACTGCGGCGCGCGACGCGCGCAAGCTGGTTGCCGAAGACCACGTCGACGTACTGATCGGCACGTCCGGCGTTCCGGGAGCGATGGCGATCGCGGCCGTCGCGCGCGAGACCAAGACGCCGCTGATCTCGCCGACGCCGGTGAATCTGCCGTCCGACGACGGGGGTTGGGTCGTCACTTCGTCGCAGCCGTTTCCGCTGATGGTCAGCGCCGTCGTCGATCGCATGAAGCGCTCGGGCGTCAAGACGGTGGCTTACATCGGCTTCTCCGATGCGCTGGGTGATCTCGCCTACGACTCGCTGGTCAAGGCAGCGCAGCCGGCGGGCATCAAGGTCGTCGCCAACGAACGCTATGCGCGCAGCGATTCGTCGGTGGCCGGCCAGATCCTCCGGATCCTGGGCACCCACCCCGACGCGGTGTTTGCCGGCAATTCGGGGTCGCCTGGCGCGCTGCCCTACCTGGCTCTGGCCGAGCGCGGCTACAAGGGCCAGTTGTATGGAACGCATGGCCTGATCAACGCCGATTTCGTGCGCGTCGCGGGGAGTTCCGCCAATGGATTGATGGTTCCGAGCGGGCCCGTGATGGTGGCCGAGCAATTGCCTGCGAGCAATCCGGTGCGCAGCGTGGCCATCGAATTCCGCGAGGCGTACAAGCGCAAGGAGGGCGCCTACCCGGTGGACGCGTTTGCCGCCTACACCTACGACGCGTATCTGGTGTTTGCGGACGCTGCGGCGCGTGCGATGAAGGGCGCCGCGCCGGGAACGCCGGCGTTTCGGGCGGCGCTGCGCGACGCGATCGCCGCGACACACGAGCTTGCAGGCACGCAGGGTGTCTACAACTTCCGACCGAACGAGGCCTACGGCCTGGACAAGCGCTCGGCGCTCGTGATCCGGCTCGAACAGGGGCAGTGGAAGCTCGTGCCTTGA
- a CDS encoding ABC transporter, permease protein 2 produces MNPRSIRLAVLAVVVAAFAVAPALLSGFTVSLLNDIGIGALVGLGLVLLTGIGGATSFGQAAFVGIAAYTTAWLTTAQGASPWLGLVLALVLTGLSALVIGLLTLRLGGHFLPLSTIAWGLSIPLVFGNVDGLGRHTGMSNIPPLHLGAWSLAEPRAIYYLIWVLVGLACLFCYNVLHSRIGRAIRGLRGGSTLLASVGADAFRVRLMLFVLAALLAGLAGWLYAHMNRFVSPSPFDLRASIEYLLMVVAGGLGQLSGAVAGSALVLILKNGLQDLLPMLSRSGTQTESIVFAALFILLLQLARAGLMGFIMRQVRGRFGALFAAEQIAAPADPLPRRALPERGRRVLAVSDAVKRFGGLVAVNGVSFEVNAGEIVGLIGPNGAGKSTMFNLLTGALSLTQGRVEFLGGDVTDLPQRKIARLGMARTFQHVKLRPQMSLLDNVALGAHGRARSGMVASGLRLDRRQEARLLAEAQHQLERIGLGDRANELAGNLPLGTQRILEIARALAADPVLLVLDEPAAGLRRPEKRALGELLRKLREEGVTILIVEHDMDFVMKLVDRLIVMNFGSKLVEGAPAAVRADERVQAAYLGGVAVAPVQQSAPASAAAGSPKAAPVQSGGAS; encoded by the coding sequence ATGAATCCGCGCTCCATTCGCCTCGCCGTGCTGGCGGTCGTCGTCGCCGCGTTCGCGGTGGCGCCGGCGCTGCTCAGCGGTTTCACCGTATCGCTGCTCAACGACATCGGCATCGGCGCATTGGTGGGCCTGGGGCTGGTGCTGCTCACCGGCATCGGCGGCGCGACTTCGTTCGGCCAGGCAGCGTTCGTCGGCATCGCCGCCTACACGACGGCCTGGCTGACGACGGCGCAGGGTGCGTCGCCCTGGCTGGGCCTGGTTCTCGCACTCGTGCTGACGGGCCTGTCGGCGCTGGTCATCGGGCTGCTGACGCTGCGGCTCGGCGGCCACTTCCTGCCGCTTTCGACCATCGCCTGGGGCCTGTCGATCCCGCTCGTGTTCGGCAATGTCGACGGGCTGGGCAGGCATACCGGGATGTCCAACATACCGCCGCTTCACCTGGGTGCGTGGTCGCTGGCGGAACCACGGGCGATCTATTACCTGATATGGGTTCTGGTCGGGCTGGCCTGCCTGTTCTGCTACAACGTCCTGCATTCGCGCATCGGCCGCGCCATTCGCGGCCTGCGCGGCGGGTCCACGCTGCTCGCCAGCGTCGGCGCCGACGCGTTTCGCGTGCGCCTGATGCTGTTCGTGCTGGCGGCCCTGCTGGCGGGCCTGGCGGGTTGGCTGTATGCGCACATGAACCGCTTCGTCAGCCCGTCGCCGTTCGATCTGCGCGCCAGCATCGAATACCTGCTGATGGTCGTCGCGGGGGGGCTCGGACAGCTCAGCGGCGCGGTCGCCGGCTCGGCGCTGGTGCTGATCCTGAAGAACGGCTTGCAGGACCTGCTCCCGATGCTCTCGCGCAGCGGCACGCAGACAGAGAGCATCGTGTTCGCGGCGCTATTCATCCTGCTGCTGCAGCTGGCGCGCGCCGGGTTGATGGGGTTCATCATGCGCCAGGTGCGGGGCCGTTTCGGTGCCCTGTTCGCCGCGGAGCAGATCGCCGCGCCGGCCGACCCGCTTCCGAGGCGCGCGTTGCCCGAGCGAGGCCGGCGCGTACTGGCGGTAAGCGATGCAGTCAAGCGGTTCGGCGGGCTGGTCGCGGTCAACGGCGTGAGCTTCGAGGTCAACGCGGGCGAGATCGTCGGCCTGATCGGCCCGAACGGAGCCGGCAAGTCGACCATGTTCAATCTGCTGACCGGCGCGTTGTCGCTGACGCAGGGGCGCGTCGAATTTCTCGGCGGCGACGTCACCGATCTGCCGCAACGCAAGATCGCGCGGCTCGGCATGGCGCGCACCTTCCAGCACGTGAAGCTGCGGCCGCAGATGAGCCTGCTCGACAATGTGGCGCTCGGTGCCCATGGTCGTGCCCGGTCCGGCATGGTCGCTTCCGGCCTGCGCCTGGACCGGCGCCAGGAGGCGCGGCTGCTGGCCGAAGCGCAGCACCAGCTCGAGCGCATCGGGTTGGGGGATCGCGCGAATGAACTGGCCGGCAATCTGCCGCTGGGCACGCAGCGCATTCTGGAAATCGCGCGCGCGCTGGCGGCCGATCCGGTGCTGCTCGTGCTCGACGAGCCGGCGGCCGGGTTGCGGCGCCCCGAGAAGCGGGCGCTCGGCGAGTTGCTGCGCAAGCTCCGCGAGGAAGGGGTGACGATTCTCATCGTCGAGCACGACATGGATTTCGTGATGAAGCTGGTCGACCGCCTGATCGTGATGAACTTCGGCTCCAAGCTGGTGGAGGGCGCTCCTGCCGCCGTGCGCGCCGACGAACGCGTGCAGGCGGCCTATCTGGGCGGCGTCGCAGTGGCGCCGGTGCAGCAATCCGCGCCGGCCTCGGCGGCAGCGGGTAGCCCCAAGGCGGCTCCGGTGCAAAGCGGAGGGGCGTCATGA
- a CDS encoding tRNA threonylcarbamoyladenosine biosynthesis protein TsaE produces the protein MPPHDTERSLVWHSEADTRAYARRLARRIAALPSVFIALHGDLGAGKTTFVRHLLHALGVAGRIKSPTYTLVEPYRAGALCIWHCDFYRFDDPGEWTDAGLRDVFAGPGLKVAEWPQKAAPHLPRADLAIKIEAMSDQSRKVQLSAGTALGQELLA, from the coding sequence ATGCCCCCGCACGACACCGAACGGTCCCTGGTCTGGCACAGCGAGGCCGACACCCGCGCCTACGCGCGCCGGCTCGCGCGGCGCATCGCGGCTCTGCCCTCCGTATTCATCGCGCTGCATGGCGACCTGGGCGCCGGCAAGACCACGTTCGTGCGCCATCTGCTGCATGCGCTGGGCGTTGCGGGACGCATCAAGAGCCCGACCTATACGCTGGTCGAACCGTACCGCGCCGGCGCGCTTTGCATCTGGCACTGCGACTTCTACCGCTTCGACGACCCGGGCGAATGGACCGACGCGGGCCTGCGCGACGTGTTCGCCGGCCCCGGGCTGAAGGTGGCCGAATGGCCACAGAAGGCTGCGCCGCATCTTCCTCGTGCCGATCTCGCTATTAAAATCGAAGCTATGTCGGACCAGTCGCGCAAGGTGCAGTTGAGCGCCGGCACCGCGCTCGGGCAGGAGCTGCTCGCATGA
- a CDS encoding branched-chain amino acid ABC transporter, ATP-binding protein LivF — protein MTTAMLEIGDLHVSYGRVDAVRGVSLSLQAGQIVSVIGPNGAGKTTLLSAAMGLLPSKGTLRFDGQDLHAMDVEARVESGLCLVPETRELFGELSVLDNLMLGAYAKRIARATLRSRLEAVYDRFPRLAERRAQRADTLSGGERQMLALGRALMSGPRLLMLDEPSLGLAPLIVREIFVIVRSLRQDGVSILLVEQNARAALESSDHGYVLETGEIALSGSSAMLADDPRVHATYLGGATDDD, from the coding sequence ATGACCACGGCGATGCTGGAAATCGGCGACCTGCATGTGTCGTATGGCCGGGTCGATGCGGTGCGCGGCGTGTCGCTGTCGCTGCAGGCCGGGCAGATCGTCTCGGTGATCGGTCCGAACGGCGCCGGCAAGACGACGCTGCTGTCGGCGGCGATGGGCTTGCTGCCGTCCAAGGGAACCCTGCGCTTCGACGGCCAGGACTTGCATGCGATGGACGTCGAGGCGCGCGTGGAGAGCGGCCTGTGCCTCGTGCCCGAGACGCGCGAGTTGTTCGGGGAGTTGTCGGTGCTGGACAACCTGATGCTCGGCGCCTACGCGAAGCGGATCGCGCGCGCGACCCTGCGCAGCCGTCTCGAAGCGGTGTACGACCGGTTCCCCCGCCTGGCCGAGCGGCGCGCGCAGCGCGCGGACACACTGTCCGGCGGCGAGCGCCAGATGCTCGCGCTGGGGCGCGCGTTGATGTCGGGGCCGCGTCTGCTGATGCTCGACGAGCCCAGCCTCGGGCTCGCGCCGCTGATCGTCCGCGAGATCTTCGTCATCGTCCGCAGCCTGCGTCAGGACGGCGTGTCCATCCTCCTCGTCGAGCAGAACGCCCGGGCGGCGCTCGAGAGTTCCGACCACGGCTACGTGCTCGAGACCGGCGAGATCGCGCTGAGCGGATCGTCGGCGATGCTGGCGGACGACCCGCGCGTGCACGCCACCTATCTCGGCGGCGCGACCGATGACGATTGA
- a CDS encoding 3-phenylpropionate dioxygenase alpha subunit has product MTAYRRPADIAALVEDDRVHRDLYLSDELFALEQQHFFANTWSYLGHASQVPAAGDYLAVEIAGRPLLMVRQGDGGIRVLYNRCAHKGSKLVSDECGSSGKFFRCPYHAWTYRLDGTPLSIPLKSGYEGTRLKDCESGRGMVALRHVAVYRDFVFVKIGDAGPDFESYFGAALRAIDNLVDRSPVGRLRIDGGVLRNIIHCNWKMYLENINDTVHPVSTHESAAQAANALWQGQPAEAPKPMAMEQILPFGESYDFFDRMGARVYPNGHSMLGINFSIHSGYAQMPDYEQALAAAHGVERAAEILQRSPQNSVCFPSLALKGSPQAFRVIRPLAADRTLIEAWSLRVEGAPELLFERSMSYNRLAFSPMSVVAHDDVHLFEGMQQGLRGEGNDWISLHRGFDPAERAAPILDVNGTNEILMRNQFRAWVEFMTMSMPE; this is encoded by the coding sequence ATGACAGCGTACCGCCGCCCGGCCGATATCGCCGCACTCGTCGAAGACGACCGCGTGCACCGCGACTTGTACCTGAGCGACGAACTGTTCGCGCTCGAACAGCAGCACTTCTTCGCCAACACCTGGAGCTATCTCGGTCACGCCAGTCAGGTGCCGGCCGCGGGCGACTACCTCGCGGTCGAAATCGCCGGCCGCCCGCTGTTGATGGTGCGCCAGGGCGATGGCGGCATTCGCGTGCTCTACAACCGCTGCGCGCACAAGGGCTCGAAGCTGGTCAGCGACGAATGCGGCAGTAGCGGCAAGTTCTTTCGCTGCCCGTACCATGCCTGGACCTACAGGCTCGACGGGACGCCGCTGTCGATTCCGCTCAAGAGCGGCTACGAGGGTACGCGACTGAAGGACTGCGAGTCGGGCCGCGGGATGGTCGCGCTCCGCCATGTCGCGGTCTACCGGGACTTCGTGTTCGTGAAGATCGGCGACGCCGGGCCGGATTTCGAGAGCTACTTCGGCGCTGCGCTGCGCGCAATCGACAACCTCGTCGACCGTTCTCCGGTGGGCCGGCTGCGCATCGATGGCGGGGTGCTGCGCAACATCATCCATTGCAACTGGAAGATGTACCTGGAGAACATCAACGACACGGTCCACCCGGTGTCGACCCACGAGTCGGCCGCGCAAGCGGCCAATGCCCTGTGGCAGGGCCAGCCGGCCGAAGCGCCCAAGCCGATGGCGATGGAGCAAATCCTGCCGTTCGGCGAGAGCTACGACTTCTTCGACCGCATGGGGGCGCGCGTCTACCCGAACGGGCACAGCATGCTCGGCATCAACTTCAGCATTCACTCGGGTTACGCGCAAATGCCTGACTACGAGCAGGCGCTGGCCGCTGCGCATGGGGTGGAGCGCGCAGCCGAGATCCTGCAGCGTTCGCCGCAGAATTCGGTGTGCTTCCCGAGCCTCGCACTCAAGGGCTCGCCCCAGGCGTTCCGCGTGATCCGTCCGCTCGCGGCCGACCGCACGCTGATCGAAGCCTGGAGCCTGCGCGTCGAGGGCGCGCCGGAGCTGCTGTTCGAGCGCTCGATGAGCTACAACCGGCTTGCGTTCTCTCCGATGTCGGTGGTCGCGCACGACGACGTCCATCTGTTCGAGGGCATGCAGCAGGGCCTGCGCGGCGAAGGCAACGACTGGATCAGCCTGCACCGCGGCTTCGACCCTGCGGAACGGGCCGCGCCGATCCTCGATGTCAACGGCACGAACGAGATCCTGATGCGCAACCAGTTCCGTGCCTGGGTCGAGTTCATGACGATGTCGATGCCGGAGTGA
- a CDS encoding N-acetylmuramoyl-L-alanine amidase, whose translation MTPKERERRLLLQSGTALLLLGAAQIARGATILAVRVWPAQDYTRVTIESDGPLQTKQIFVPDPPRLAVDISGIDLDPALRELVAKVRPDDPYISGVRIGQNAPDVVRLVLDLKQPTRPQVFSLTPVAAYQYRLVLDLYPTQPPDPLAALIADRLRDEQGTASAGADADNDPLGAWMASRARKPAAVPDTDGATTSIAQALRESKATAGNRSKIGAAGANSPDRVKRLIIVAIDPGHGGEDPGATGPSGTHEKDVVLKIAFLVRDRINASSVDGDPMRAYLTRDGDYFVPLQVRVQKARRVQADLFVSIHADAFLTPQARGASVFALSQGGATSATARWMANSENRSDQIGGVNVRAKDAQVQRTLLDMSVSAQIRDSLKLGNAVLGEIGDVGRLHTGRVEQAGFAVLKAPDIPSVLVETGFISNPEEEAKLDSDAYRQKLADAIVSGILRYFAKNPPAARNRVM comes from the coding sequence ATGACGCCGAAGGAGCGCGAGCGCCGCCTGCTGCTGCAATCCGGCACCGCGCTGCTGCTGCTCGGCGCCGCGCAGATCGCGCGCGGCGCGACCATTCTCGCGGTGCGCGTCTGGCCGGCGCAGGACTACACGCGGGTCACGATCGAATCCGACGGGCCGCTGCAGACCAAGCAGATCTTCGTGCCCGATCCGCCGCGGCTCGCGGTCGACATCTCGGGCATCGACCTCGACCCGGCGCTGCGCGAACTGGTGGCGAAGGTGCGGCCCGACGACCCGTACATCAGCGGCGTGCGCATCGGGCAGAACGCGCCGGACGTGGTACGGCTCGTGCTGGACCTGAAGCAGCCGACCCGGCCGCAGGTGTTCTCGCTGACCCCGGTCGCTGCCTATCAGTACCGTCTCGTGCTCGATCTCTACCCCACGCAGCCGCCCGATCCGCTCGCGGCGCTGATCGCGGACCGATTGCGCGACGAGCAGGGCACGGCGAGCGCTGGTGCCGACGCAGACAACGATCCGCTGGGCGCGTGGATGGCCAGCCGAGCGCGCAAACCGGCGGCCGTGCCCGACACCGACGGCGCTACTACTTCAATAGCGCAAGCACTACGTGAATCAAAGGCGACAGCGGGAAATCGTTCAAAAATTGGGGCAGCGGGCGCGAATTCGCCGGATCGGGTCAAGCGCCTGATCATCGTCGCGATCGATCCGGGCCATGGCGGCGAAGACCCGGGCGCGACCGGACCGAGTGGCACGCACGAGAAGGACGTGGTGCTGAAGATCGCGTTCCTGGTGCGCGATCGCATCAACGCGAGCAGCGTCGATGGCGACCCGATGCGCGCCTACCTCACGCGCGACGGCGACTATTTCGTGCCGCTACAGGTGCGGGTGCAGAAGGCGCGGCGCGTGCAGGCGGACCTGTTCGTCAGCATCCATGCCGACGCTTTCCTGACGCCGCAGGCGCGCGGCGCCAGCGTGTTCGCGCTGAGCCAGGGCGGCGCGACCAGCGCGACCGCGCGTTGGATGGCCAACAGCGAGAACCGGTCCGACCAGATCGGCGGCGTGAACGTGCGCGCGAAGGACGCGCAGGTGCAGCGCACGCTGCTCGACATGAGCGTGTCGGCACAGATCCGGGACAGCCTGAAGCTCGGCAACGCGGTGCTGGGCGAGATCGGCGACGTCGGCCGGCTGCACACCGGCCGCGTCGAGCAGGCCGGGTTCGCGGTGCTGAAGGCGCCCGACATTCCGAGCGTGCTGGTCGAGACCGGCTTCATCAGCAACCCCGAGGAAGAAGCCAAGCTCGACAGCGACGCGTACCGCCAGAAGCTCGCCGACGCGATCGTCAGCGGCATCCTGCGCTACTTCGCGAAGAACCCGCCGGCCGCGCGCAACCGGGTGATGTGA
- a CDS encoding ABC-type branched-chain amino acid transport system, periplasmic component, which produces MIDGANPAMPTQPNPTSNKMKRLILHAAAVTCAFALATGARAADLKVGLSVSLTGPNSSLGIPYAKGMKAALAYKPEIDGRKIDLIVLDDASDPTNAGRNARKLVEEDKVDVLMGTSGVPAAIAIAQVARESKTPMIGLTPISIDAAENPWVHTVAQPTQLMVDAVVERMKRDGVKTVGYIGFSDAWGDLVYNALTKAAPSAGIKVVANERYARSDQSVAGQVLRVIVQHPDAVMDGGAGTPGALPFLALAERGYKGRLYGQHGLINPDFLRVAGASAQGAIMPTGPVIVADQLPDDYPTKKIALEFHKVYQRVNGVPSTDAFSAYSFDAWLVFGDAASRALPKAQPGTPAFRVALRDAIASTHEVVGTHGVYNFKPGDLYGVDQRARVIVKVDNGKWVLAP; this is translated from the coding sequence ATGATCGACGGCGCGAATCCGGCGATGCCCACGCAACCCAATCCAACGAGCAACAAGATGAAGAGACTCATTCTCCATGCCGCCGCCGTGACCTGCGCCTTCGCCCTTGCCACAGGCGCGCGCGCCGCCGACCTGAAGGTCGGCCTAAGCGTGTCGCTGACCGGGCCGAATTCCTCGCTGGGGATTCCGTACGCGAAAGGGATGAAGGCGGCGCTGGCCTACAAGCCGGAGATCGACGGACGCAAGATCGATCTGATCGTGCTCGACGACGCCTCCGATCCGACGAATGCGGGGCGCAACGCCCGCAAGCTGGTCGAAGAGGACAAGGTCGATGTGCTGATGGGAACCTCGGGGGTGCCGGCGGCGATCGCGATCGCGCAGGTGGCGCGCGAGAGCAAGACGCCAATGATCGGGCTGACTCCGATCTCGATCGACGCCGCCGAGAACCCGTGGGTGCACACGGTCGCGCAGCCGACGCAGCTGATGGTCGACGCGGTGGTCGAGCGCATGAAGCGCGACGGCGTGAAGACCGTCGGGTACATCGGCTTCTCCGACGCATGGGGCGATCTGGTCTACAACGCGCTGACGAAGGCCGCACCGTCGGCCGGCATCAAGGTGGTCGCGAACGAGCGTTATGCGCGCTCCGACCAGTCGGTCGCGGGGCAGGTGCTGCGCGTCATCGTGCAACACCCGGATGCCGTGATGGACGGCGGCGCCGGCACGCCCGGGGCGCTGCCGTTCCTGGCGCTTGCCGAGCGCGGCTACAAGGGCCGGCTGTACGGCCAGCATGGCCTGATCAACCCGGACTTCCTGCGCGTCGCCGGCGCATCGGCGCAAGGCGCGATCATGCCGACCGGTCCGGTGATCGTCGCCGACCAGTTGCCCGACGACTACCCGACGAAGAAGATCGCGCTCGAGTTTCACAAGGTGTACCAGCGCGTGAACGGGGTGCCGTCGACCGACGCGTTCTCGGCCTATTCGTTCGATGCGTGGCTGGTGTTCGGGGACGCCGCGTCGCGTGCGCTGCCGAAGGCGCAGCCCGGCACGCCCGCGTTCCGGGTCGCGTTGCGTGACGCGATCGCAAGCACCCACGAGGTGGTCGGCACCCACGGCGTCTACAACTTCAAGCCGGGCGATCTGTACGGCGTCGACCAACGCGCGCGCGTGATCGTCAAGGTGGACAACGGCAAATGGGTGCTCGCGCCGTGA
- a CDS encoding branched-chain amino acid ABC transporter, permease protein LivH encodes MNWDVAMILSFDGLANGAIYLLAGLGLVLIFSVTRVVFVPFGDIAAFAALSLAAFEAGHAPATIGLVLTLAVLAVLVELGSLARRRDYARMPRAVAVWGLLPVLPCLAAWAIGGRAMPAAVNIIVSILLVVPIGPLIARVALQPIADASVLVLLIASLALHFLLAGLGLLFFGPEGARTSPLATGAVSLGGGFSVSAQTLLMIASALVLSGLFYLLFERTLTGKALRATAVNRVGARLVGVRPARTAALSYCAASLLGGLIGVLIAPVTTMYYDSGFIIGLKAFVAAIIGGLTSYPLTAVGAVAVGFVESFASFWSGAFKDVMVFGLLIPVLLIRSYLVPHFEEDAEEIDQ; translated from the coding sequence ATGAACTGGGACGTGGCGATGATCCTGTCGTTCGACGGGCTGGCCAATGGCGCGATCTATCTGCTGGCGGGCCTCGGCCTGGTGCTGATCTTTTCCGTGACGCGGGTCGTGTTCGTGCCGTTCGGCGACATCGCGGCATTCGCCGCGCTGAGCCTGGCGGCGTTCGAGGCCGGCCATGCGCCTGCGACGATAGGCCTGGTCCTGACGCTGGCCGTGCTGGCGGTGCTGGTCGAACTGGGTTCGCTCGCGCGCCGCCGCGACTACGCCCGCATGCCGCGGGCAGTGGCGGTCTGGGGTCTGCTGCCGGTGTTGCCCTGTCTAGCGGCCTGGGCGATCGGCGGCCGTGCGATGCCGGCGGCCGTGAACATCATCGTCTCGATCCTGCTCGTGGTGCCGATCGGACCGTTGATCGCCCGAGTCGCGTTGCAGCCGATCGCGGACGCCTCGGTGCTGGTGCTGCTGATCGCCTCCCTTGCGCTGCATTTCCTGCTGGCGGGACTGGGGCTGCTGTTCTTCGGTCCGGAAGGGGCGCGCACGAGCCCGCTGGCGACCGGCGCCGTGTCGCTGGGCGGCGGCTTTTCGGTCAGCGCGCAGACGCTGCTGATGATCGCCTCGGCCCTGGTGCTGAGCGGCCTCTTCTACCTGTTGTTCGAGCGCACGCTGACCGGCAAGGCGCTGCGCGCGACCGCCGTGAACCGCGTCGGCGCGCGCCTGGTCGGCGTGCGGCCGGCGCGCACCGCGGCGCTTTCCTATTGCGCGGCGTCGCTGCTCGGTGGGCTGATCGGCGTGCTGATCGCGCCGGTCACGACGATGTACTACGACTCGGGTTTCATCATCGGCCTGAAGGCGTTCGTCGCCGCAATCATCGGCGGGCTGACCAGCTATCCGCTCACCGCGGTCGGGGCGGTGGCCGTCGGTTTTGTCGAGAGCTTTGCGTCGTTCTGGAGCGGGGCATTCAAGGACGTCATGGTCTTCGGGCTGCTGATCCCGGTGCTGTTGATACGTTCCTACCTGGTGCCTCACTTCGAAGAGGACGCCGAGGAGATCGACCAATGA
- a CDS encoding Oxidoreductase, short-chain dehydrogenase/reductase family, which yields MTIDVTRGAPKALPLAGRTAFVTGAAQGLGFGIAGGLAEAGARVALADIDDARVQDAAQALRREGRDVIALRLDVRDEAGFDIAFATVLDRWGRVDVMVNNAALTAHGSLWDITGDEWDEVLAVNLRGCFFGCRVAGRHMREARRGGRIINLSSIAGQQASAASGAHYAASKAGILALTRTFATELAACAVTVNALAPSAVESPALRGLDAAQRERLAAATPLARFCGIDEVAAAAVFLAGDGAGYITGATLDLNGGRLMR from the coding sequence ATGACGATTGATGTGACGCGCGGCGCACCGAAGGCGCTACCGCTGGCAGGGCGCACCGCCTTCGTCACCGGCGCTGCGCAGGGCCTCGGCTTCGGCATTGCCGGCGGCTTGGCCGAGGCCGGGGCACGGGTCGCGCTGGCGGACATCGACGACGCGCGTGTGCAGGATGCGGCCCAGGCGCTTCGCCGCGAGGGCCGTGACGTCATCGCGCTGCGGCTGGACGTGCGCGACGAAGCGGGTTTCGACATCGCGTTCGCAACGGTGCTGGACCGCTGGGGCCGGGTCGACGTGATGGTCAACAACGCCGCGCTCACCGCGCACGGGTCGCTGTGGGACATCACCGGCGACGAGTGGGACGAGGTGCTCGCCGTCAACCTGCGCGGCTGCTTCTTCGGCTGCCGAGTCGCGGGCCGGCACATGCGCGAGGCGCGCCGAGGCGGGCGCATCATCAACCTGTCGTCGATTGCCGGGCAGCAGGCGAGCGCCGCCAGCGGCGCGCACTACGCCGCGTCCAAGGCCGGCATCCTCGCGCTGACGCGCACATTCGCGACCGAGCTGGCCGCATGCGCGGTGACGGTCAACGCGCTCGCGCCGTCGGCGGTGGAAAGCCCGGCGCTGCGCGGTCTCGACGCCGCGCAGCGCGAGCGACTCGCCGCAGCAACGCCGCTGGCACGCTTTTGCGGGATCGATGAAGTCGCCGCCGCCGCGGTCTTCCTCGCGGGCGACGGCGCCGGCTACATCACCGGTGCGACGCTGGATCTGAACGGCGGCCGCCTGATGCGCTGA
- a CDS encoding 3-phenylpropionate dioxygenase beta subunit, which yields MTETTELSLFEFIAHEAQLLDALRLDEWLALFADDGRYWVPLRGALQADDGTHNALADEDRLLLSLRIARLKNPRAHSQHPPSRCQHVLQQPTVVHADAAARRYELRTPFVYVEARADRQLMLTGCCRHRLIDTSDGLRIELKRVDLLNPGAALPAIQLFP from the coding sequence ATGACCGAGACGACGGAACTGTCGCTGTTCGAATTCATTGCGCACGAGGCGCAGCTGCTCGACGCGCTGCGCCTGGACGAGTGGCTGGCGCTGTTCGCCGACGACGGCCGCTACTGGGTGCCGCTGCGGGGGGCGCTGCAGGCCGATGACGGCACGCACAATGCGCTCGCCGATGAAGACCGGCTGCTGCTCTCGCTGCGCATAGCGCGGCTGAAGAACCCGCGCGCCCATTCGCAGCATCCGCCGAGCCGCTGCCAGCATGTGCTGCAGCAGCCCACCGTCGTTCATGCCGATGCCGCTGCGCGCCGCTACGAACTGCGCACCCCGTTCGTCTATGTCGAGGCGCGCGCAGACCGGCAACTGATGCTGACCGGCTGCTGTCGCCACCGGTTGATCGACACGTCAGACGGGCTGCGCATCGAGCTCAAGCGCGTCGACCTGTTGAATCCGGGGGCCGCGCTGCCGGCCATCCAGCTCTTTCCATGA